A region of Neovison vison isolate M4711 chromosome 7, ASM_NN_V1, whole genome shotgun sequence DNA encodes the following proteins:
- the LOC122914186 gene encoding olfactory receptor 51B6, which produces MWPNTTASPFLLTGFPGMEKAHHWISIPLLVVYVSILLGNGTLLFLIRDDHSLHEPMYYFLAMLAATDLGVTLTTMPTVLGVLWLNHREIGHQACFSQAYFIHTLSIVESGVLLAMAYDRFVAIRNPLRYTSILTSTKVMKIGIGVLIRAGLSIMPIIIRLHWFHYCQSRVLSHAFCLHQDVIKLACADITFNRLYPVVVVFAMVLLDFLTIFFSYILILKTVMGIASGEERAKALNTCVSHICCILVFYVTVVGLTFIHRFGKHAPRVVHITMSYVYFLFPPFMNPVIYSIKTKQIQSGIIRLFSLPNSRA; this is translated from the coding sequence atgtggccCAACACTACTGCCTCCCCTTTTCTCCTTACTGGCTTCCCAGGCATGGAGAAGGCACACCACTGGATCTCCATCCCATTATTGGTGGTTTATGTCTCCATACTTCTTGGTAATGGCACCCTTCTCTTTCTTATCAGGGATGATCATAGCCTTCATGAGCCCATGTACTATTTCTTAGCTATGTTGGCAGCCACTGACCTTGGAGTGACTTTGACCACGATGCCCACAGTTCTGGGTGTCCTATGGTTGAATCACAGAGAGATTGGCCaccaagcctgcttctctcaggCCTACTTTATCCATACTCTTTCTATCGTGGAGTCTGGTGTTTTACTTGCCATGGCCTATGACCGTTTTGTTGCCATTCGCAACCCCTTGAGATATACTTCCATCCTTACCAGCACCAAGGTAATGAAGATTGGGATAGGTGTATTGATAAGGGCTGGTCTATCAATTATGCCAATTATTATTCGCCTTCACTGGTTTCATTATTGTCAATCCCGTGTACTTTCTCATGCTTTCTGTTTACACCAAGATGTTATCAAGTTAGCCTGTGCTGACATCACCTTCAATCGTCTCTATCCAGTTGTGGTTGTATTTGCAATGGTCTTGTTGGACTTTCTCACCATCTTTTTCTCCTACATTTTGATCCTTAAGACTGTCATGGGCATTGCTTCTGGAGAAGAAAGGGCCAAGGCCCTCAACACATGTGTCTCTCACATCTGCTGCATcctggtcttctatgtcactgtAGTTGGTCTGACATTCATTCACAGATTTGGAAAACATGCTCCTCGTGTGGTCCACATCACAATGAGCTACGTCTACttccttttccccccttttatGAACCCTGTTATCTATAGCATTAAAACCAAGCAGATCCAGAGTGGCATAATCCGCTTATTCTCTCTGCCTAATTCTAGAGCATAA